Part of the Intestinibacillus sp. Marseille-P6563 genome is shown below.
AAACCAAATGGGGAACAGCAAGGTCAGCACCAGCGCTCCTGCCGCAGGATAGACCAGCAGCATGATGCCAGACATGACGCTGAGGATGCCAGAGATCAGGGAAATCACCGGACTCAAACCAGTATAGCGCTCAATTTGGATATACATGATAATATCCGCAATCCCCATGATCACCGCAGCCATACCATAGGCCAAAACCATGCCTGTCATCGCAACTTGAGGATGCATAAATGCCCATATGCCCAAAACGACGAACGCAATACCGGCAATCAGTTCGAGCCATCCAAAGCCGGAAAGCTTTTTCATTGTTCATCCTCTCCTCTTTTTAAAATTTGCATAAACTCTTCGCCGGTGATGGTTTCTTTCTCATA
Proteins encoded:
- a CDS encoding HdeD family acid-resistance protein — translated: MKKLSGFGWLELIAGIAFVVLGIWAFMHPQVAMTGMVLAYGMAAVIMGIADIIMYIQIERYTGLSPVISLISGILSVMSGIMLLVYPAAGALVLTLLFPIWFIAHCISKLTHLPHIRRVAGNGMYTFTLVISIAGLILGFMMLFSPWLTLSTLRYFASAYLVLLGMDGIVMAISPIGRRP